A genomic window from Nitrospirae bacterium YQR-1 includes:
- a CDS encoding Stp1/IreP family PP2C-type Ser/Thr phosphatase — MNKAITYAGLTDKGLVRQRNEDNFSQDPDNGIFIVSDGMGGHAAGDLASKEVVENLPKLLLKYMKNINSLNSPEAVETISSALSELNEHVRVISRSKPGLSGMGATVVLMILRNKEAIVAHMGDSRAYMLRQGSLTQLTMDHSVIQVLINSGEITQNDIHSHPARGKITRCIGMSGDALPETRFFVPRPGDRFLLCSDGLTGMVSDTDIKKILMNKRDSEKTCASLIKAAIEAGGIDNITVLVVDYTSDVALDDDDATPVTISDTEQYNASVKETSETTDFIALIVNLDKTPPQFSLPVTPPAFTIGRASNNNLSLKADKTISRNHCVVKLERGELILEDLASRNGTYLNGKRIKGAVSLPLPSWFAVGRTRIGIIPPGTEAQADDLLDEAYSSEGSILIPPSEFFEERTEALLVVDIVGSTRIVKLGETHLVKVISALGQLLEKSLQNEKHAFLKCTGDGFFATFGSADTALSAALKLSPGILRHIKIPIQISIALHWGSVRLTQEGERTGRNAHAVFSLEDLRHREPKVNERLTAHHKEFILMTGSFWSTLNPASQLKALPIGSYNLKGLDKEERIYYWKTQ; from the coding sequence ATGAATAAAGCAATAACCTATGCCGGCTTAACCGACAAGGGGCTGGTACGCCAAAGGAATGAGGACAACTTCTCACAGGACCCTGACAATGGTATATTCATTGTATCAGATGGTATGGGAGGACACGCTGCCGGGGACCTTGCAAGTAAGGAAGTTGTTGAAAATCTGCCCAAACTTTTACTTAAATATATGAAAAATATCAACAGCCTCAATAGCCCCGAAGCTGTGGAAACTATCTCATCCGCCTTAAGTGAGCTCAATGAACACGTCCGTGTTATTAGCAGGTCAAAACCCGGCCTCTCCGGCATGGGAGCCACAGTCGTTTTAATGATATTAAGAAATAAAGAAGCCATTGTCGCCCATATGGGAGACAGCAGGGCTTACATGCTCAGACAGGGCTCACTCACTCAACTTACCATGGACCACTCCGTCATACAGGTTCTGATAAACTCGGGAGAGATTACCCAGAATGATATTCACAGCCATCCCGCCAGAGGAAAAATCACTCGTTGCATCGGCATGTCAGGGGATGCCTTACCTGAAACTAGGTTTTTCGTGCCCCGACCCGGCGACAGGTTCTTGCTTTGCAGCGACGGCCTTACCGGAATGGTTAGTGACACTGATATAAAGAAAATACTTATGAATAAACGGGACTCAGAGAAAACCTGTGCATCTCTGATTAAAGCGGCTATCGAGGCAGGCGGTATTGACAACATCACTGTGCTTGTTGTTGACTACACCTCTGATGTTGCCCTTGATGACGATGATGCTACTCCTGTAACCATTTCAGATACCGAGCAGTACAATGCATCTGTTAAGGAAACATCTGAGACCACCGACTTTATCGCTTTAATTGTAAACCTTGATAAAACACCGCCACAGTTCAGTTTACCTGTAACCCCTCCTGCTTTTACAATAGGAAGGGCCTCAAACAACAACCTGTCACTGAAAGCCGACAAAACAATATCGAGAAACCACTGTGTAGTAAAACTTGAACGTGGGGAGTTGATTCTTGAGGACCTTGCAAGCCGAAACGGTACATACCTCAACGGTAAACGAATAAAAGGAGCTGTCTCGCTGCCTTTGCCATCATGGTTTGCTGTGGGGAGAACCAGAATAGGAATAATTCCACCGGGTACAGAGGCCCAGGCCGATGACCTGCTGGATGAGGCATACAGCTCAGAGGGAAGTATTCTGATTCCTCCGAGTGAGTTTTTTGAAGAGCGCACAGAGGCTCTTTTAGTTGTCGATATAGTGGGCTCAACCAGAATAGTTAAACTTGGTGAAACGCACCTTGTAAAAGTCATATCAGCCCTTGGCCAATTGCTTGAGAAATCACTTCAGAATGAAAAGCACGCCTTTCTTAAGTGCACAGGGGACGGTTTTTTTGCCACCTTCGGCTCTGCCGATACAGCCCTTAGTGCCGCTCTGAAGCTCTCACCGGGCATCCTGCGCCACATTAAAATACCGATTCAGATATCCATAGCGCTGCACTGGGGCTCGGTACGGCTGACACAAGAGGGAGAGCGCACGGGTAGAAATGCCCATGCAGTGTTTTCCCTTGAGGACTTAAGACACAGAGAGCCCAAGGTTAATGAACGGCTCACTGCACATCATAAGGAATTTATACTCATGACCGGCTCCTTCTGGAGTACCCTAAACCCTGCCTCACAACTTAAAGCGCTTCCCATCGGCTCATATAACCTAAAGGGGTTAGATAAAGAAGAGCGGATTTACTATTGGAAAACCCAGTGA
- a CDS encoding serine/threonine-protein kinase, which produces MPAKVVLEVTEGKLKGKKYKFLERTTCILGRGVDCNPRLPDDDEHRTISRHHCLLDINPPGIRIRDFGSLNGTYVNGHKIGQRLKTQNINEISQMEFPEYDLKKGDEIKLGTTVFKVRTYESPICSDCGVELPADNPDALRMPDGRYICRRCSENKDKDKKDNGFALLTTCTSCGKSPGKGSIDQSSGLCTVCREDPVKVAKSYVLGDEKDSKDAFEIHGYKIISEIGKGGMGAVYLAKHIETGREVALKVMLSEVAVNERSREMFLREVENTKHLKHQNVVQLLDYGNSRGTFYFTLEYCEGGSIDKLMLARGGKLDVDEATTLVLQSLDGLHYAHTLEIPNVKLADSSIVTLKGLIHRDIKPTNIFLTETGGVRISKIADFGLGKAFDAAGLSGYTRTGASAGTPVFMSRQQVINFKYSKPEADVWAMAASFYYMLTGRFPRDFPKGKDPWYIVLQSKPVSILKRNPNIPKKLAEVIDEALIDQPEIKFKTALDFKRALEGAL; this is translated from the coding sequence TTGCCGGCAAAAGTCGTCCTTGAGGTTACGGAGGGTAAACTCAAAGGTAAAAAGTATAAATTCTTAGAACGAACTACATGCATCCTTGGCAGGGGGGTGGATTGTAATCCGCGCCTGCCTGATGATGATGAGCACCGCACGATTTCACGCCACCACTGTCTGCTGGACATAAACCCGCCTGGGATACGAATAAGAGACTTCGGCAGCTTAAACGGCACTTATGTTAACGGCCATAAGATAGGCCAGCGCCTCAAAACTCAAAATATTAACGAAATTTCTCAAATGGAATTCCCTGAGTATGATCTTAAAAAAGGGGATGAAATAAAGCTCGGCACTACTGTCTTTAAAGTCAGAACGTATGAATCCCCAATATGTTCCGACTGTGGTGTTGAATTACCGGCTGATAATCCTGATGCACTAAGAATGCCGGACGGACGTTACATCTGCCGGCGTTGCTCTGAAAATAAGGATAAAGATAAGAAAGACAACGGTTTTGCCCTATTAACCACATGTACAAGCTGCGGCAAGTCCCCTGGTAAGGGAAGCATTGACCAATCATCGGGGCTCTGTACTGTGTGCCGTGAGGACCCAGTTAAGGTGGCAAAGTCCTATGTGCTGGGAGATGAAAAGGACTCAAAAGATGCCTTTGAAATCCACGGATATAAGATAATAAGTGAAATAGGTAAGGGCGGAATGGGAGCAGTGTATCTGGCCAAACATATAGAGACCGGTAGAGAGGTTGCCCTGAAGGTGATGCTCTCAGAGGTAGCAGTCAATGAGCGCTCAAGGGAGATGTTTTTAAGAGAGGTGGAAAACACCAAACACTTAAAACACCAAAATGTTGTGCAACTGCTTGATTACGGCAACTCACGCGGCACCTTTTACTTCACCTTGGAGTACTGTGAGGGGGGCAGCATAGACAAACTGATGCTGGCCCGGGGGGGGAAGCTGGATGTTGATGAAGCTACCACTTTGGTACTACAATCTCTTGACGGTTTGCACTATGCCCATACCCTTGAAATCCCCAACGTTAAATTAGCCGACTCCAGTATCGTAACGCTTAAAGGATTAATCCACAGAGATATCAAACCAACAAATATATTTTTAACTGAAACCGGCGGAGTAAGAATATCAAAAATAGCAGATTTCGGATTGGGCAAAGCATTCGATGCAGCCGGGTTAAGCGGCTACACACGCACCGGGGCATCTGCCGGCACTCCCGTTTTTATGTCCAGACAGCAGGTAATTAATTTTAAGTACTCAAAACCAGAGGCTGACGTATGGGCTATGGCCGCCAGTTTTTATTACATGCTTACAGGACGTTTTCCGAGGGATTTTCCTAAAGGCAAGGACCCGTGGTACATAGTGCTTCAGAGCAAACCTGTATCTATACTGAAGAGAAATCCCAACATTCCTAAAAAGCTGGCTGAGGTGATTGATGAGGCGCTTATAGACCAGCCTGAAATTAAATTTAAAACCGCTCTGGATTTTAAGCGAGCGCTGGAGGGGGCATTATGA